From Prevotella sp. oral taxon 299 str. F0039:
AAACTGGAACTCCATTCACATTCAATAGAGATCACGTTAATAAAGCCAATCCAAATGGACACAAAGGTATGATTTATTGTTCTAACCTTTGTACAGAAATTGCCCAAAACATGTCGGAGATAGAAAGCGTTTCTACCGAAGTGAAAACCGACGATGGCGATACTGTTGTAGTTAGAGCATCTAAACCAGGCGATTTTGTGGTATGTAACCTTGCAAGTTTGTCGTTAGGTCATTTGCCACTCGAGAACGAAAGCGAATTAACCGACGTCGTTCGCACCGTTATTCGTGCCCTCGATAACGTGATAGACATCAACTTCTATCCATTACCTTATGCACAAATCACCAACCAACGCTATCGAAGCTTAGGTTTAGGTGTTAGTGGTTATCACCATGCGCTTGCTGTTCGTGGCATAAAGTGGGAGAGTCAAGAACACTTAGACTTTGTAGATAAGGTGTTTGAAACCATCAATCGTGCTGCAGTTGAGGCAAGTTCGGATATAGCAAAGCAAAAAGGAAGCTACAAATATTTTGAAGGCAGCGACTGGCAAACAGGAGAATATTTCACAAAACGTGGCTACACATCGCCTGAATGGACTGCTCTTGCAGCCAAAGTGAAAGAACAAGGAATGCGAAATGCTTACCTTCTTGCCATAGCACCTACATCAAGTACAAGTATTATTGCAGGAACTACCGCAGGAACCGACCCTGTTATGCAACGATTCTTCCTAGAAGAAAAGAAAGGAGCAATGCTTCCACGTGTAGCACCAGAACTTTCAGATCGCACATTCTGGGTGTATAAGAGCGCATATAACATCGATCAGCAATGGACAGTGCGTGCTGCAGGTGTTCGTCAGCGTCATATCGACCAAGCACAAAGCCAAAACTTATACATCACCAACGACTTTTCAATGCGTCAATTGCTCGAACTTTACTTACTTGCATGGCGAAGTGGCGTGAAAACCATTTACTATGTGCGAAGCAAATCGCTTGAAGTTGAAGAATGTGAAAGTTGCGCTTCTTAATCAATAGAGGTGCCTTTGGCTTAGAAAGACAATAAAGAATTTTAAAACATACAAACAATTATCCTATAAAACAATATGGACCAGCTTAAAAGAAACGCCCTTTTTAACCCAATGGGTGATACAGATTTGCGTTTAAGACGTATGATTGGAGGCAACACAACCAACCTTAACGACTTTAACAACATGCGTTATCAATGGGTTAGCGACTGGTATCGCCAGGCAATGAATAACTTTTGGATTCCAGAAGAAATCAACCTAACTCAAGATACCAAAGATTATCCAAAGCTCGATAAGGCAGAACGCACAGCATACGATAAGATTTTAAGTTTCTTAGTCTTTCTAGATTCATTGCAAAGCACCAACCTTCCTTCGCTAACAGAATATGTAACAGCCAACGAAGTGAATCTTTGCTTGCACATACAAGCCTTCCAAGAGTGCGTACATAGTCAGAGTTACAGCTATATGCTCGATACCATTTGCTCGCCCGAAGAGCGTAACGATATTCTATATCAATGGAAAACCGACGAGCATCTCTTGAAAAGAAACACCTTTATTGGTGACCTTTATAACGAATTTCACGAGAAAAGAGATCGTTATACCCTTGTAAAAACTTGCATTGCCAACTACATTCTTGAAGGAATTTACTTCTATAGTGGTTTCATGTTCTTCTATAATTTAAGTAGAAATGGCAAGATGTCGGGTTCAGCACAAGAGATTCGATACATCAATCGTGATGAGAATACCCACCTATGGTTGTTCCGTAACATCATACAAGAATTGAAAAAAGAAGAGCCAGACTTGTTTACTCCTGATAAAGTAGCCGTATATGAGGCGATGATGCGTGAGGGAGTAGAGCAAGAAATAGCATGGGGTCAATACGTAATAGGTAACGATATTCAAGGATTGAATGCTCAAATGGTAGACGATTATATTCGTTATTTGGGCAACTTGCGTTGGCATAGTCTTGGATTCGACTATCTATACGAAGACAATAGAACCGAACCCGAGAACATGCGATGGGTGTCTCAATATTCAAATGCAAACATGGTGAAAACCGATTTCTTTGAAGCAAAGAGCACTGCTTATGCAAAGAGCACCGCACTTGAAGACGACCTATAAGCAAAAGTATTAGCAAATAGAACAGAATATGTGTTGCACTGCGAGAGAATAAGCCTCTGCAGTGCAACATTTTTTTATGTACTTGCGTCATTCCGCTTTTCACTTGTGTTCTAAAAACAGTGCAATTACGCTCCAAACTCAATGCAATTGCGCTCTAAAAGCATTGACTTTACAAGTGAAAAGCATAGCTTTTAAATTTTCACGAACAACTCATCGTAATGCACAGGTAATGCTTGAAAGTAGTGAGATGATAGTCTTTCCCCTACATTTATATCGTTTTCGACTATCATAAGCCCTAACAATACCACTCA
This genomic window contains:
- a CDS encoding ribonucleotide-diphosphate reductase subunit beta; this encodes MDQLKRNALFNPMGDTDLRLRRMIGGNTTNLNDFNNMRYQWVSDWYRQAMNNFWIPEEINLTQDTKDYPKLDKAERTAYDKILSFLVFLDSLQSTNLPSLTEYVTANEVNLCLHIQAFQECVHSQSYSYMLDTICSPEERNDILYQWKTDEHLLKRNTFIGDLYNEFHEKRDRYTLVKTCIANYILEGIYFYSGFMFFYNLSRNGKMSGSAQEIRYINRDENTHLWLFRNIIQELKKEEPDLFTPDKVAVYEAMMREGVEQEIAWGQYVIGNDIQGLNAQMVDDYIRYLGNLRWHSLGFDYLYEDNRTEPENMRWVSQYSNANMVKTDFFEAKSTAYAKSTALEDDL